The Eubacteriales bacterium genome window below encodes:
- a CDS encoding phenylacetate--CoA ligase → MYWNETYECMEREKLNKLQFSLLEDTVKRVYQNVPIYRKKMQEAGVKPEDIRSLEDLKLLPFTTKQDLRDGYPYGMFAVDLSEIVRIHASSGTTGKPTVVGYTQSDLGSWSEMMARALTSAGGTKNSVVQVAFGYGLFTGGLGAHYGAEKIGASVIPISGGNTKRQIMLMKDFGTTLIACTPSYALFLAETMEEMGIDKSELKLRSGIFGAEPWTEEMRKQIEDRLNILAIDIYGLSEVTGPGVSCECYCKKGMHINEDYFIPEIIDPETLEVLPYGEKGELVMTTINKQGIPLLRYRTRDITALNADKCDCGRTFVRMSKVLGRSDDMLIIRGVNVFPSQIESVLVNIAEASPHYQIVVDRVNGSDTLEVQVEVSSDIFFDEVRRMETLRKHIADELHSVLNISAAVTLVEPKTIQRSEGKAKRVIDNRKF, encoded by the coding sequence ATGTATTGGAATGAGACGTATGAGTGTATGGAAAGGGAAAAACTAAACAAATTGCAGTTTAGTTTGCTCGAAGACACTGTTAAAAGAGTTTACCAGAATGTTCCTATATACAGAAAGAAAATGCAGGAAGCAGGCGTTAAGCCGGAAGACATAAGGTCTTTGGAAGATTTAAAACTGCTTCCGTTTACGACAAAACAGGATTTAAGGGACGGATATCCATATGGGATGTTCGCAGTTGATTTAAGCGAGATAGTAAGGATCCATGCTTCTTCGGGAACGACGGGGAAACCTACCGTTGTCGGATATACGCAAAGTGATTTAGGTTCTTGGTCTGAGATGATGGCAAGGGCACTTACATCTGCCGGAGGGACAAAGAATTCTGTCGTGCAGGTCGCTTTTGGATACGGGCTTTTTACCGGAGGTTTAGGAGCGCATTACGGGGCTGAAAAGATAGGTGCTTCTGTAATCCCTATAAGCGGCGGCAATACCAAACGCCAGATAATGCTTATGAAGGATTTTGGGACGACGCTTATTGCATGCACACCGTCTTATGCGCTGTTTTTGGCAGAGACCATGGAAGAGATGGGCATAGATAAAAGCGAACTTAAACTAAGAAGCGGCATATTCGGCGCAGAACCGTGGACAGAGGAGATGCGCAAACAGATAGAAGACAGGCTTAATATTTTAGCTATTGACATATATGGCTTAAGCGAGGTCACAGGGCCTGGGGTTTCCTGCGAATGCTACTGCAAAAAGGGCATGCATATAAACGAAGATTACTTTATACCGGAGATAATAGACCCGGAGACTTTAGAAGTTTTGCCCTATGGTGAAAAGGGCGAACTGGTAATGACGACTATAAATAAGCAGGGAATACCTTTATTACGATATAGGACCAGGGATATAACCGCACTTAACGCAGATAAGTGCGACTGCGGAAGGACTTTTGTACGTATGTCCAAAGTACTTGGGCGGTCTGACGACATGCTTATAATCCGTGGGGTAAACGTGTTTCCATCGCAGATAGAAAGCGTACTTGTAAATATTGCGGAAGCATCGCCGCATTACCAGATAGTGGTAGACCGTGTTAATGGAAGCGATACTTTAGAAGTTCAGGTAGAGGTTTCAAGCGATATCTTCTTCGACGAAGTACGTAGAATGGAGACGCTTAGAAAACATATAGCAGACGAGCTGCATTCTGTGCTTAATATAAGCGCAGCTGTAACTCTGGTTGAACCGAAAACGATTCAGAGAAGCGAAGGCAAGGCAAAAAGGGTTATAGACAACAGAAAATTCTAG
- a CDS encoding indolepyruvate oxidoreductase subunit beta: MQLNILIVGVGGQGTLTASRILGKVAEIKEMDVKLSEVHGMAQRGGSVVTHVRISSDKVFSPLIDLGGADIIIAFEKLEALRYIEYLAPKGKMFVNTQEISPMPVITGKEKYPGDIETRLEQACGCVTFVPADKLAKEAGNIRAVNTVLLGAAAAYMDIEKDCFIDALKQVVKPKLIDMNIDAFNIGYAFKGDTK; the protein is encoded by the coding sequence ATGCAGTTGAATATACTGATAGTTGGGGTTGGAGGCCAGGGAACTCTTACTGCAAGCCGTATCCTTGGTAAAGTTGCGGAAATAAAAGAGATGGACGTTAAGCTTTCAGAAGTCCATGGAATGGCACAGCGCGGAGGGAGCGTTGTCACGCACGTACGTATAAGCAGTGATAAAGTGTTCTCGCCTCTTATAGATTTAGGTGGGGCAGATATAATAATAGCGTTTGAAAAGCTTGAAGCGTTAAGGTATATAGAGTATTTGGCACCAAAGGGAAAGATGTTCGTAAACACACAGGAGATTTCCCCTATGCCGGTAATAACCGGAAAAGAAAAGTACCCGGGCGATATCGAAACGAGATTAGAGCAGGCGTGTGGTTGCGTTACATTCGTTCCGGCGGATAAGTTAGCAAAAGAGGCCGGAAATATAAGGGCTGTAAATACCGTTCTTTTAGGGGCGGCGGCTGCATATATGGACATTGAAAAAGATTGTTTTATAGATGCTCTAAAGCAGGTTGTAAAGCCAAAACTAATAGATATGAATATCGATGCTTTTAATATAGGATATGCTTTTAAGGGGGATACAAAGTAA